The genomic interval acaaacaaacacaaacaaatgaataaataaacataaacaaacaaatgataaacataaacaaacaaacaggtcacAGGTTCACGCAGAAactatacaaacaaacacaaataaacaaacacaaacataaataaataaacaaacacaaacaaataaataaataaacataaacaaacaaatgataaacataaacaaacaaacaggtcacGGGTTCACGCAGAAactatacaaacaaacaaacaaataactaaaaacaaacaaacaaacaaacaggccGCAGGTTCACGCAGAAactatacaaacaaacaaacacaaacaaacaaacaaataactaaaaacaaacaaacaaacaaacaggtcgCAGGTTCACGCAGAAACTgtacaagcaaacaaacaaacaaaacaaataaacataaacaaacaaaacataaacaaagaaatgataaaCATAAAGTCGTGACCTGTAAACAACATCCCATAATAGAACATGTTCTTACAAATCTGTTTGCTGGTTACCTGCGAgcgttttcatttgtttctgctTTGATGGAGATGCTTCGTCCGACTTTGAGGCCGTCGCTAAGGTTACCAGTGAACGGAACCAgctgcacgcgcacacacacacacacactcaaagaatCATTGCTTGTTAAACTACAAAGACCATCATGCATCAGTGAAACTCACCAAGTTTCCTGACAAGGAAATTATTGCCTGAAAAACAGAATGTGAAATATTTTCAgtaagaaacaagaaaaacagcttttattgtgaacattttcaaaatggatggatgggtttTTTTGGGATTAAATTTTGCTGGAAGTTTGTTAATGTTAGATTATGTTAGCATACGTTATCTTATGTAAGCATATGTTAGCATACGCTCGCATGTGTAAATATACTTTAGCATATGATAGCGTATGTTAGCATACGCTAGCATATGTTAGCGTACATTAGTCACttacaaagagggaaaaaaatgactaaattcCATGTGTAAACATACTTTAGCATATGCTAGCGTATGTTAGCATACACAAGCATATGTAAGCATATGTTAGCGTACATTAGTCACttacaaagagggaaaaaaatgactaaattcCAGCAAATGATCAGAATCTTTCAGGATTTGTTATTTGTGTGAAACACaatcatgacttaaataaacGTGAAGTTTACGTTGTAaatcgcacacaaacacacacaacttaaattaaaatcctgttgttttttatttcatgtgatcATTTGATCTGAGCAGGAAATTAAAACGAAGGGAGTTAGCATAGAGATAGCATGGAGTTAGCAATGAAGAAGACATTAATGAACAACTTCAAGTGGaagaaattaaatattgaagtttggctgaatctgtttttttacagatcAATTACAGATTCTCAtttgcatactgtatatatgtatacacataaatgtatttatatatatatatatatacacacatatatgtattaaAACTGTGAgatgaagaaaatgtgaattattatttGCATATCATCAGCGTATGAAGTGATTCACATAAACAAACTTCTCACCTTCCTCTCTGAGTCCTGATTGGTCGGACTGGCAGCTGGAGAAatctaaacaacaacaacagtcacgCCCCCTTGTCACAGAAGCGTCACATGAAGACACAAAAGAAGACACAGACTCACCGTCGCTGGCGGGACCACGCCCACAGCTCCAACGCTGACCTTTCCAGAGATACAGAGCGTGTCGACGCGTTCCAGCGCCACACGGTGTTTGTACTGCAACACGTGGGCACCGTTCACTGCCACCTGCAGGTCAAGAGCAAGAACTGAGAACGCTGTGCTCCATTGACACTCAGCCGTCGGTCACGCGTTCATCGAGTGTCGTCACCTTGAATTCGTCTCTGAGGACGAGGACGACGAGCTCGAAGGCCTCGCCGGCGGTGAACGGCGCCTGGTGCAGGATCTCCTCGCGGCCCCAGCGCTCCTTCTGCAGCGTGTTGCACACGACGCACGGCGACCTGCGAAACCTCGGGTTGAAGTGAAACGCCACGTCGGCGCGCGGCTTCATGCTGCTGCCACACGTGAAGTCCACCTGGAACCTGCGAGACAACGCAGACGCACGATTATTCCAGACGCTCGGAAACATTCACCGTCACGATGCTATTTTTTTATAAACCATGGAAAGTGTTCGATGAACGTTAAGTGATTTTGGCACGTGACAAGTTTATAACGTTACGTCAACGTTATGCCAACGTTTCGTCATTGTTACGTCAACGTTACGTCATTTTTATGTCAACGTTACGTTACCTTTACGTCAACTTTAGATCAACTTTACGTTACCTTTACGTTACCGTTACGTTAATGTTACGACGACTTTACGTCAACATTACATCAACTTTACGTTACTTTTATGTCAACTTTACGTTACCTTTATGTCAACTTtacctcaacgttacgtcagTGTTCATTCAAATCAGGAAACTGACTTTGTGGAGTTTACGTTGTTTGgttcttttacattacattacatgtcatttagcagacgcttttatccaaagcgacatacaataagtgcatttaaacatttgggtacaaataagagctagaagtaagtaagagcttcaagtaaatcaaactatgaagtgctagtcataagtgcgataaatagttttttgttttttttttgttgtcgtcgtcgttatcgtcttagtcgaggtagagtcggaagaaatgtgtttttagtcggcggcggaagatgtggaggcgttctgctgtccggatgtcgatggggagctcgttccaccatttgggagcgaggacagtgaacagtctcgagttctgtaaatgcctctgcgatcctctcagtgagggggcagggagccggtttgccgatgcagagcgaagtgggcgggctgaggtgtaggttttgatcatgtcctggatgtaggctggaccagatccgtttgtagcatggaacgcaagcactagagtcttgaagcggatgcgagcagctacaggaagccagtgaagggagcggaggagcggtgtagtgtgggagaattttggtaaattgaagaccagtcgagctgctgcattctggatgagttgcaggggtcgtatggcaccgaagggagaccagccaggagggagttgcagta from Solea solea chromosome 17, fSolSol10.1, whole genome shotgun sequence carries:
- the LOC131443422 gene encoding galectin-8-like isoform X2; the encoded protein is MFVSSSRQTFLKPVIPFAGTILGGLCPGEMVLIQGSVPSDSDRFQVDFTCGSSMKPRADVAFHFNPRFRRSPCVVCNTLQKERWGREEILHQAPFTAGEAFELVVLVLRDEFKVAVNGAHVLQYKHRVALERVDTLCISGKVSVGAVGVVPPATAIISLSGNLLVPFTGNLSDGLKVGRSISIKAETNENARSFCVNLRPSDGGDIVLHLNPRLTVSAFIRNSFLCESWGIEEKTLDSFPFTAGQYFEMIVRCDSHFFRVAVNGTHLLDYKHRVQDLDRIKVVEVQGDVRLLDVKVF
- the LOC131443422 gene encoding galectin-8-like isoform X1 is translated as MFVSSSRQTFLKPVIPFAGTILGGLCPGEMVLIQGSVPSDSDRFQVDFTCGSSMKPRADVAFHFNPRFRRSPCVVCNTLQKERWGREEILHQAPFTAGEAFELVVLVLRDEFKVAVNGAHVLQYKHRVALERVDTLCISGKVSVGAVGVVPPATISPAASPTNQDSERKAIISLSGNLLVPFTGNLSDGLKVGRSISIKAETNENARSFCVNLRPSDGGDIVLHLNPRLTVSAFIRNSFLCESWGIEEKTLDSFPFTAGQYFEMIVRCDSHFFRVAVNGTHLLDYKHRVQDLDRIKVVEVQGDVRLLDVKVF
- the LOC131443422 gene encoding galectin-8-like isoform X3, encoding MVLIQGSVPSDSDRFQVDFTCGSSMKPRADVAFHFNPRFRRSPCVVCNTLQKERWGREEILHQAPFTAGEAFELVVLVLRDEFKVAVNGAHVLQYKHRVALERVDTLCISGKVSVGAVGVVPPATISPAASPTNQDSERKAIISLSGNLLVPFTGNLSDGLKVGRSISIKAETNENARSFCVNLRPSDGGDIVLHLNPRLTVSAFIRNSFLCESWGIEEKTLDSFPFTAGQYFEMIVRCDSHFFRVAVNGTHLLDYKHRVQDLDRIKVVEVQGDVRLLDVKVF
- the LOC131443422 gene encoding galectin-8-like isoform X4 translates to MKPRADVAFHFNPRFRRSPCVVCNTLQKERWGREEILHQAPFTAGEAFELVVLVLRDEFKVAVNGAHVLQYKHRVALERVDTLCISGKVSVGAVGVVPPATISPAASPTNQDSERKAIISLSGNLLVPFTGNLSDGLKVGRSISIKAETNENARSFCVNLRPSDGGDIVLHLNPRLTVSAFIRNSFLCESWGIEEKTLDSFPFTAGQYFEMIVRCDSHFFRVAVNGTHLLDYKHRVQDLDRIKVVEVQGDVRLLDVKVF